AGCTACTTCTACCGACTCAGCAACAACGTCGCTACGCGCCATTAGAATCGTTACTACCAATACAACCAGCACCTCGTCAACCGCCTCGAGTACGCGCTAGTGTGCTATAATCGCTATCATTTTATTCATATTCTGAACTAATTTTCTATGCCGAAAAAGACCACTGCACCCGAAGTTCCTGAAGTGCCAAAGCAAGGAATTGTCGCTCAAAGCATCACCAGTGAAATGGAGAATGCGTACCTCGACTACGCGATGTCGGTAATTACGCAGCGCGCACTTCCTGATGTGCGTGACGGACTAAAGCCGGTGCACCGCCGCATTCTGTATTCGATGCGTCTCAATGGCTTGACCGCATCAGCCAAATTTCGCAAGTCGGCGACGGTAGTAGGAGACGTGCTTGGTAGTTTTCACCCGCACGGTGACGCCTCGGTATATGAGGCGATGGTAAAGCTCGCACAGCCATTTTCGACACGCTATCCGCTCGTGATTGGTCAGGGTAACTTCGGTTCGATCGACGGCGACAGCGCTGCGGCCTATCGTTACACTGAGGCTAAAATGTCACGCATTTCTGAAGAAATGCTTCGAGATCTGGAAAAAGACACAGTCAACTGGCGTCCAAACTACGACGGTACCAAAAAGGAGCCCGAAGTATTGCCAGCGGCGGCACCAAACCTTTTGTTGCTTGGTTCGCTTGGTATTGCAGTGGGTATGGCGACCAATATCCCGCCACACAATCTCCGCGAAGTCGCCAATGCAACCGCGCATCTTATTGATGATCCAGACGCGACAACCGAGGATCTTTTGAAGCATGTGCAGGGGCCAGATTTTCCAACCGGCGCGATTGCGTTCGATAAAAAGGCGATTTCGCAAGCCTACACCAACGGCCGTGGCGGTGTGGTAGTGCGTGGTGAGGCTGAGATTGTCGAAGACAAGCGGGGCGCCTTCTCTATCGTAATCACTTCGATTCCGTATCGCGTCAACAAGGCCGATATGCAGGAGAAGATTGCTAATCTCGTGCGCGAAAAGAAAATTGAAGGTATTCGCGAAATGCGTGACGAATCAACCGACGATATCCGTGTGGTGATTGAGCTCAAGACCGGCGCCCAGCCACAGACCGTGCTCAATAAGCTCTACAAGCACACGCAGCTAGAAGACACCTTCCACTACAACATGGTGGCGCTCGTTGATGGCGTGCCGCAAACACTCTCGCTAAAGGCAATTCTCCAGGAGTATGTAAAGCACCGCGCTGAGGTGATTCGTCGCCGTACGCAGTACGATTTAAATAAAGCCAAAGACCGCGAGCATATCTTGCTAGGTCTTAAGAAGGCGCTTGATCACATTGATAAGATTATCAAATTGATTCGTGCCGCCAAGGACGTGCCAACTGCGCACGCCGCACTTATGAAGGAGTTCAAATTCTCTGCGATTCAGGCACAGGCGATTCTTGATATGCGACTTCAGAAGCTTGCTGGACTTGAACGCAAGAAGATTGAAGACGAACTCAAGGCGGTGCAGAAGCTGATTAAGGAGCTTGAAGCGATTTTGAAGAGCAAAGCTAAGATGATGAGTATCGTAAAGTCTGAACTCCTCGAAGTGGCTGAGAAGTACGGTGATGATCGTCGTACGAAGATTGTAAAGGGAGGCGTGAAGCAGCTTTCGCAAGAAGATCTGATTCCAGACGAAGAGTCAGTGCTCGTACTTACCCAAGGGGGCTACGTCAAGCGTACCAATCCATCTGAATACAAGGTGCAGAAGCGCGGCGGTGTCGGCGTAGTTGATCTCAATACTAAGGAAGAAGACGTGGTAACTACGCTTATTACCACGTCAGCCCACAGCGATCTCCTCTTCTTCACTGACTTCGGTAAGGTCTATCAGTGCAAGATGTTTGAAATTCCTGAGGGCCGCAAGGCGACCAAGGGTAAGTCAATTATGAACTTCCTCTCAATGGCGGCTGAAGAGCGCGTAACGTCAGTCTTGGCAGTGCGCAAGGAAGATTGGGAAGGTGACTGGTCACTCATGATGGTCACCAAGAACGGTGTCGCTAAGAAGAGCGACGCGGCTGCCTTTAAGGACGTTCGCCGCAGTGGTCTTATTGCGATTACGCTTAAAGACGACGATTCACTCATTGCTGCGATGTTTGTGGGTGCGAAAGACGAAGTGTCGCTCATTACGGAGAAGGGCCAGTCTATCCG
The nucleotide sequence above comes from Candidatus Nomurabacteria bacterium. Encoded proteins:
- the gyrA gene encoding DNA gyrase subunit A — its product is MPKKTTAPEVPEVPKQGIVAQSITSEMENAYLDYAMSVITQRALPDVRDGLKPVHRRILYSMRLNGLTASAKFRKSATVVGDVLGSFHPHGDASVYEAMVKLAQPFSTRYPLVIGQGNFGSIDGDSAAAYRYTEAKMSRISEEMLRDLEKDTVNWRPNYDGTKKEPEVLPAAAPNLLLLGSLGIAVGMATNIPPHNLREVANATAHLIDDPDATTEDLLKHVQGPDFPTGAIAFDKKAISQAYTNGRGGVVVRGEAEIVEDKRGAFSIVITSIPYRVNKADMQEKIANLVREKKIEGIREMRDESTDDIRVVIELKTGAQPQTVLNKLYKHTQLEDTFHYNMVALVDGVPQTLSLKAILQEYVKHRAEVIRRRTQYDLNKAKDREHILLGLKKALDHIDKIIKLIRAAKDVPTAHAALMKEFKFSAIQAQAILDMRLQKLAGLERKKIEDELKAVQKLIKELEAILKSKAKMMSIVKSELLEVAEKYGDDRRTKIVKGGVKQLSQEDLIPDEESVLVLTQGGYVKRTNPSEYKVQKRGGVGVVDLNTKEEDVVTTLITTSAHSDLLFFTDFGKVYQCKMFEIPEGRKATKGKSIMNFLSMAAEERVTSVLAVRKEDWEGDWSLMMVTKNGVAKKSDAAAFKDVRRSGLIAITLKDDDSLIAAMFVGAKDEVSLITEKGQSIRFKESDVRQMGRTASGVGAMKLSKGDVIVSADVIQGGEKDKQVLVVTEHGYGKATPAKEFKVQNRGGSGIKAAKVTDKTGKIVRGLIITDEEQAEGELVIMSKKGQVIKLPLKDVPALGRDTQGVRVMKMRAGDSIASVVFV